Proteins encoded within one genomic window of Amycolatopsis nigrescens CSC17Ta-90:
- a CDS encoding PTS sugar transporter subunit IIA translates to MTAEPEPLAPAAVLFGRSARDRADAIEQCGRLLVEAGVVDEPYIAAMHEREASVSTFVGEEVAIPHGTADSRRHVRRAAVVLIQFPAGVDWGGQRVRLCVALAAAGPDQLGLLAALAKVLLDPGRAAALREATDEETVTRLLRSAQPAREGQNQ, encoded by the coding sequence TTGACGGCTGAGCCGGAGCCGCTCGCCCCCGCCGCGGTCCTTTTCGGACGGTCGGCGCGGGATCGTGCGGACGCGATCGAGCAATGCGGCCGACTGCTGGTCGAAGCCGGGGTGGTGGACGAGCCCTACATCGCCGCCATGCACGAGCGTGAGGCGTCCGTCTCGACCTTCGTCGGGGAGGAGGTGGCGATCCCGCACGGGACCGCCGACTCCCGCCGGCACGTGCGGCGGGCCGCGGTGGTGCTGATCCAGTTCCCGGCCGGGGTGGACTGGGGCGGACAGCGGGTACGGCTGTGCGTGGCGCTCGCGGCCGCCGGGCCGGACCAACTCGGGCTGCTGGCCGCGCTGGCCAAGGTGCTGCTAGATCCCGGCCGCGCGGCCGCGCTCCGCGAGGCCACCGATGAGGAAACGGTCACCCGGTTGCTTCGTTCGGCGCAACCGGCTCGGGAGGGACAGAACCAGTGA
- a CDS encoding 1-phosphofructokinase family hexose kinase — MIVTITANPSLDRTIQVRKLVRGGLHRASSIHVDPGGKGINVARALVLNGLPVRAVVAAGGVEGEQLISLLELSELDVVPVPAVGPVRINVSVVEPDATVTKFNEPGALLGSAEAKALSETVLRHSADARWVVIAGSLPPGAAIDFYGELVRAIGDSAASVVVDTSGPALRPAVAAGPALVKPNLSELEEAVGRRLDTLGDVVAAGRELVDLGAGAVLASLGRDGAVLLSGQNCWHAEAPAVVGNSVGAGDALLAGFLAAGGAGLRALVTAVAWGSAAASLPGSTMPGPEHLHPRLVLVAPELEQDRKLHRDS; from the coding sequence GTGATCGTGACCATCACCGCGAACCCCAGCCTCGACCGCACCATTCAGGTCCGCAAGCTCGTCCGCGGCGGACTGCACCGGGCGTCTTCGATCCATGTGGATCCCGGTGGCAAGGGCATCAACGTGGCCCGCGCACTGGTGCTGAACGGGCTGCCGGTGCGGGCCGTGGTCGCCGCCGGCGGCGTGGAGGGCGAACAGCTCATCTCGCTGCTGGAGCTCTCCGAGCTCGATGTGGTGCCGGTACCCGCGGTGGGCCCGGTGCGGATCAACGTGAGCGTGGTGGAACCCGACGCGACCGTGACCAAGTTCAACGAACCCGGCGCGCTGCTCGGCTCGGCGGAGGCGAAGGCGCTGTCGGAAACAGTGCTCCGGCACTCCGCGGACGCGCGGTGGGTGGTGATCGCCGGTAGCCTGCCGCCGGGCGCGGCGATCGACTTCTACGGCGAACTGGTCCGTGCCATCGGCGACTCGGCGGCATCGGTCGTGGTGGACACCAGCGGCCCCGCCCTGCGGCCCGCGGTGGCCGCCGGGCCGGCACTGGTCAAACCGAACCTGAGCGAACTGGAAGAGGCCGTCGGACGGCGGTTGGACACGCTCGGGGACGTGGTCGCGGCCGGTCGTGAGCTGGTCGACCTCGGCGCCGGTGCGGTGCTGGCCAGTCTCGGCAGGGACGGCGCCGTGCTGCTCTCCGGGCAGAACTGCTGGCACGCGGAGGCTCCCGCGGTCGTCGGCAACTCGGTCGGGGCTGGTGACGCGCTGCTCGCCGGCTTCCTCGCCGCCGGCGGTGCCGGGCTGCGCGCGCTGGTCACCGCGGTGGCCTGGGGCTCGGCCGCCGCGTCGCTGCCGGGCAGCACCATGCCCGGCCCGGAGCACCTGCACCCCCGGCTGGTACTGGTCGCCCCGGAACTCGAACAGGACAGGAAACTGCACCGAGACTCTTGA
- a CDS encoding NAD(P)/FAD-dependent oxidoreductase — MRGFLRMPPSIGCGCPAKILRGREMRALSPDPSLGQVVVLGGSVAGLLAAHVLSRHAERVTVLERDHYEGGPEPRMGVPQSRHTHVLLTSGLDALSELLPGLPGELREAGGPCLSVPADLGVWQAAQWVSRDNPSAPVMTASRPLLEYVLRRRVLADPRIEVLTSTEVTALLGRPEHIIGVRTRGRGAGDRAPRNLLADLVVDATGRSSRTPEWLTELGAAAVDEEVLETGRAYATCVFHADNTGPADEVKGFYIVPDAAQPFGAIILPVENDRCMVTLSGPRGQAPPTELAGFVDFAGGLPHDAPHKWLSKASPAGRPVGYRHTSNRRRRYDRDRAGHTRSGLLVVGDALCALNPVYGQGLSVAALNAVALGRALARTRHAPSAHSLQRAVLRSSRGAWDVATGADSPMPGAAGNAVRTGPVNEFLNWYLERVRERVPGDPVVCRAFRDVLFLLAPPHSLLTSPQVLRRSLLRSPVPTPADLPTP, encoded by the coding sequence ATGCGAGGCTTTTTGCGCATGCCCCCATCGATCGGGTGCGGGTGTCCCGCAAAGATTCTGAGAGGGCGAGAAATGCGCGCACTGTCCCCCGATCCATCGTTAGGGCAAGTAGTCGTGCTGGGCGGCAGTGTGGCGGGACTGCTTGCGGCTCACGTGCTTTCCCGCCATGCCGAGCGGGTGACGGTATTGGAACGCGACCACTACGAAGGCGGCCCCGAGCCCCGGATGGGCGTTCCCCAATCCCGGCACACCCACGTGCTGCTGACCAGTGGTCTGGACGCGTTGAGCGAACTCCTGCCCGGACTGCCAGGCGAACTGCGGGAGGCGGGTGGGCCCTGCCTTTCCGTCCCGGCGGATCTCGGTGTGTGGCAGGCGGCGCAGTGGGTCTCACGCGACAATCCGTCCGCTCCGGTGATGACCGCGTCGCGGCCGCTGCTGGAGTACGTCCTTCGCCGGCGCGTCCTGGCCGATCCGCGGATCGAGGTGCTGACCTCGACCGAGGTGACGGCTCTGCTCGGCAGGCCCGAGCACATCATCGGGGTGCGTACCCGCGGCCGGGGAGCCGGCGACCGGGCACCCCGGAACCTGCTGGCCGACCTGGTGGTGGACGCCACCGGCCGGAGCAGCCGCACGCCCGAATGGCTGACCGAACTCGGCGCGGCCGCGGTCGACGAGGAGGTACTGGAGACCGGGCGGGCTTACGCCACCTGTGTTTTCCACGCCGACAACACCGGACCGGCCGATGAGGTCAAGGGTTTCTACATCGTCCCCGACGCCGCGCAGCCCTTCGGTGCGATCATCCTGCCGGTCGAGAACGACCGCTGCATGGTCACCCTGTCCGGGCCGCGCGGACAGGCGCCGCCCACCGAGCTGGCGGGTTTCGTCGACTTCGCCGGCGGACTTCCGCACGACGCCCCGCACAAGTGGCTCAGCAAAGCGAGTCCGGCCGGCCGTCCCGTCGGGTACCGGCACACCTCGAACCGGCGCCGCCGCTACGACCGCGACCGCGCCGGGCACACCCGCAGCGGGCTCCTCGTCGTCGGGGACGCGTTGTGCGCCCTCAACCCGGTGTACGGACAGGGCTTGTCCGTCGCGGCCCTGAACGCGGTGGCGCTGGGCCGGGCACTAGCCCGCACCCGGCACGCGCCTTCGGCACACAGCCTGCAACGAGCGGTCCTGCGCTCCTCCCGTGGCGCCTGGGACGTCGCCACCGGAGCGGACAGCCCGATGCCAGGAGCCGCCGGCAACGCGGTCCGCACCGGCCCCGTCAACGAGTTCCTCAACTGGTACCTCGAGCGCGTACGCGAACGGGTACCGGGTGATCCGGTGGTGTGCCGCGCCTTCCGGGACGTCCTCTTCCTCCTTGCCCCGCCGCACAGTCTGCTCACCTCCCCTCAGGTTCTCCGGCGATCGCTGCTGCGTTCGCCGGTTCCGACGCCGGCCGACCTGCCCACCCCATGA
- a CDS encoding LuxR C-terminal-related transcriptional regulator, with translation MTVEGLLIEREDEIGLISSALDGEGRLVLFDGPLGIGRSALLAAAAESARVRGVPALRAMGAPAERHIPFGVLWQLLDRAAVTRNAAVREDLPHDLDDAALVRVAAPLLAFAGDGPLLLLVDDLHWADTPSLRWLTALTAAPVPVVVAATCRETEPEVPELAPLLARSARRRTLAPLSVDGVRRAIVGRFGAADDGFVRACHQASRGRPLFLTAMLREHGQERDALESRPAVIGERALFALGGQPSPVWRAAMAAALFDDPPGGRFLAELAGLEQAEGEAALGTLVALGVLTGTAEPEFAHPSIGVAVRSVLTADELTAGHLRAARLLAAEGSSPGAIARHLLAADVAPDEWVAGVLHAAGLEAFERGESERAIRCLRRALLGAGADRAVVLADLAAAERSSAPVAAIRHLSQALPGFGSSRRRAEVLATAPPMLLGVAPRSLTGALTELAAELGDPAAVGIAEGEPALAVQTRSRCAGLTDPVCLADSADRLRVLGAETPLDTPARRDQAAVLLYAATLRGTTGARLSTMDTVDTVLPLAARVLHAGPADLLSAVPLAARSLVAADSAAEAVDWLAPLAARARARSGPGAAETLVAEAELSFALAKACRYGEAAKLAEGALTRCDPELTPVVSRCFETLVVVAMDTQKAFSEGYPAGEHLPVWTRELVRGVSAIGSAEAVTALEHLLECGRELDRMGWANPAVLPWRSWVSVLYHQLGRVDPSHELIAEEHTRALEWGAPSAVGRALRVWGSVTEGAAGLDLFRRAVDVLEGSAATVELAKAQLALGARLRGTDPAEAAMRLRRGAMLAESCGVAGLAPQDGHAEPARTVRAELTRAELRIARLVVAGLANQRIADDLGVSLRAVEKHLTKVYRKLGVPGRAGLVEAAERLERLERLEH, from the coding sequence GTGACCGTGGAGGGTTTGCTGATCGAGCGGGAGGACGAGATCGGGCTGATCTCGTCGGCATTGGACGGCGAAGGCCGGCTGGTGCTGTTCGATGGTCCGCTCGGCATCGGGCGGTCCGCCTTGCTGGCCGCGGCGGCCGAGTCGGCGCGGGTGCGCGGCGTGCCCGCGTTGCGTGCCATGGGCGCGCCCGCCGAACGGCACATCCCGTTCGGTGTGCTGTGGCAGCTGCTCGACCGCGCCGCGGTGACCCGGAACGCCGCGGTCCGCGAAGATCTCCCGCATGACCTGGACGACGCGGCGCTGGTCCGGGTCGCCGCACCCTTGCTGGCTTTCGCCGGTGACGGCCCGCTGCTGCTGCTCGTGGACGACCTGCACTGGGCCGACACGCCGTCGCTGCGCTGGCTCACCGCGCTGACCGCCGCACCGGTTCCGGTGGTGGTGGCGGCCACCTGCCGGGAGACCGAGCCGGAGGTTCCGGAGCTGGCACCGCTGCTGGCGCGTTCCGCGCGCCGGCGCACGCTGGCGCCGCTCAGCGTGGACGGGGTTCGGCGCGCGATCGTCGGCCGCTTCGGCGCGGCCGACGACGGTTTCGTCCGGGCCTGCCATCAGGCTTCGCGCGGGCGGCCGCTGTTCCTCACCGCGATGCTGCGGGAGCACGGTCAGGAGCGGGACGCACTGGAGTCCCGTCCCGCGGTGATCGGCGAGCGCGCCCTGTTCGCCTTGGGCGGGCAGCCGTCGCCGGTGTGGCGGGCCGCGATGGCGGCGGCGCTGTTCGATGATCCGCCGGGCGGCCGGTTCCTCGCCGAGCTGGCCGGCCTGGAGCAGGCCGAGGGCGAGGCGGCCCTCGGCACGTTGGTCGCGCTCGGCGTGCTGACCGGGACGGCCGAGCCGGAGTTCGCGCATCCGTCGATCGGTGTCGCGGTGCGGAGCGTGCTGACCGCGGACGAGCTGACCGCCGGCCACCTGCGGGCCGCGCGGCTGCTGGCAGCGGAAGGCAGCTCACCGGGGGCGATCGCGCGGCACCTGCTGGCCGCGGACGTCGCGCCGGATGAGTGGGTGGCCGGGGTGCTGCACGCGGCCGGGTTGGAGGCCTTCGAGCGCGGCGAGTCGGAGCGGGCGATCCGCTGCCTGCGCCGGGCGCTGCTGGGCGCCGGTGCCGACCGCGCGGTGGTGCTGGCCGACTTGGCCGCGGCGGAGCGCTCGTCGGCGCCGGTGGCCGCCATCCGGCACCTTTCCCAGGCGCTGCCGGGGTTCGGCTCGTCTCGCCGCCGGGCGGAGGTACTGGCCACTGCCCCGCCGATGCTGCTGGGCGTCGCGCCGAGGTCGCTGACCGGTGCGCTGACCGAGCTCGCCGCGGAGCTGGGTGACCCGGCCGCGGTCGGTATCGCGGAAGGCGAGCCGGCGCTGGCCGTGCAGACCAGGTCGCGCTGTGCCGGGCTGACCGACCCAGTGTGCCTCGCCGACTCCGCGGACCGCTTGCGCGTGCTCGGCGCGGAAACCCCATTGGACACCCCGGCGCGGCGTGACCAGGCCGCGGTGCTGCTCTACGCGGCCACCTTGCGCGGGACCACTGGCGCCCGTCTCTCCACAATGGACACAGTAGACACTGTGCTGCCGCTGGCGGCGCGGGTGTTGCACGCCGGTCCCGCGGACCTGCTGTCCGCCGTCCCGCTCGCCGCGCGGTCGCTGGTCGCGGCGGACAGCGCGGCCGAGGCCGTGGACTGGCTCGCCCCGCTGGCCGCGCGAGCTCGTGCCCGCAGTGGGCCTGGCGCGGCCGAGACGTTGGTCGCGGAAGCCGAGTTGTCCTTCGCGCTGGCCAAGGCGTGCCGGTACGGCGAGGCGGCGAAACTCGCCGAAGGGGCCCTGACGCGTTGTGACCCGGAGCTGACGCCGGTGGTGTCGCGGTGTTTCGAAACGCTGGTGGTGGTCGCGATGGACACCCAGAAAGCGTTCAGCGAAGGCTACCCGGCCGGTGAGCACCTGCCGGTGTGGACCAGGGAGCTGGTTCGCGGCGTGTCGGCGATCGGCTCGGCGGAGGCCGTAACGGCGCTGGAGCACCTGCTCGAATGCGGGCGCGAGCTGGACCGGATGGGCTGGGCGAATCCCGCCGTGCTGCCGTGGCGAAGCTGGGTTTCGGTGCTGTACCACCAACTCGGCCGGGTGGACCCGTCCCACGAGCTGATCGCCGAGGAGCACACCCGTGCCCTCGAATGGGGGGCGCCGTCCGCGGTCGGCCGGGCGCTGCGGGTGTGGGGCAGTGTGACCGAAGGGGCCGCCGGCCTGGACCTGTTCCGCCGCGCGGTGGACGTGCTGGAAGGATCGGCGGCCACTGTGGAGCTGGCCAAGGCGCAGCTGGCCCTCGGTGCGCGGTTGCGCGGCACCGACCCGGCCGAGGCGGCCATGCGGTTGCGGCGCGGTGCGATGCTGGCGGAGTCCTGTGGGGTGGCGGGACTGGCGCCGCAGGACGGGCACGCCGAGCCGGCCAGGACGGTCCGGGCGGAGCTGACCAGGGCCGAGCTCAGGATCGCGCGGCTGGTCGTGGCCGGACTGGCCAACCAGCGGATCGCCGACGATCTCGGGGTCAGCCTGCGCGCGGTGGAAAAGCATCTGACCAAGGTTTATCGCAAGCTCGGCGTGCCGGGTCGGGCCGGGCTCGTCGAGGCGGCGGAACGGTTGGAACGACTGGAACGGTTGGAACACTGA
- the mtlA gene encoding PTS mannitol transporter subunit IICB encodes MASTDVSTGKRIRLVVQRFGGYLSGMVMPNIGAFIAWGLITALFTPGGWLPNARLAELIDPMIKLLLPILIGYTGGRLVHGQRGAVVGAVATAGIAVGADIPMFLGAMVVGPLTAWLLKLFDVHLGKRVRAGFKMLVDNFAAGIIGAVMAALGLFAIGPVLEAVTKTLGNGVQLLLDLHLLPLVSIIVEPAKVLFLNNAINHGVLGPLGISQSLDAGKAIAFLVEPNPGPGLGVLLAITFFGAKAMRATAPGAMVIQFLGGIHEIYFPYVLAAPKLLLAAIAGGVSGVFVFSVTGAGLVATPSPGSIVAILAVTPKGGYFGVLAGVLVSAVVSFVVASVLLKFGRERADRGAEVAAGGVVRKEDERSR; translated from the coding sequence ATGGCGAGCACGGACGTGTCGACGGGCAAGCGCATACGCCTTGTGGTGCAACGGTTCGGTGGTTATCTGTCGGGCATGGTGATGCCCAACATCGGTGCTTTCATCGCGTGGGGCCTGATCACCGCGCTGTTCACGCCCGGTGGCTGGCTGCCGAACGCGCGGCTGGCCGAGCTGATCGATCCGATGATCAAACTGCTGCTGCCGATCCTGATCGGCTACACCGGCGGCAGGCTGGTGCACGGCCAGCGCGGCGCGGTGGTCGGCGCGGTCGCGACGGCCGGGATCGCGGTCGGCGCGGACATCCCGATGTTCCTCGGCGCGATGGTGGTCGGCCCGCTCACCGCCTGGCTGCTCAAGCTGTTCGACGTGCACCTCGGCAAGCGGGTGCGCGCCGGGTTCAAGATGCTGGTGGACAACTTCGCGGCCGGCATCATCGGTGCCGTGATGGCGGCGCTCGGCCTGTTCGCCATCGGCCCCGTACTGGAGGCGGTGACCAAAACGCTCGGCAACGGGGTCCAGTTGCTGCTGGACCTCCATCTGCTGCCACTGGTGTCGATCATCGTGGAGCCGGCGAAGGTGCTCTTCCTGAACAACGCGATCAACCACGGGGTGCTGGGCCCGCTGGGCATCTCCCAGTCGCTGGATGCCGGCAAGGCGATCGCGTTCCTGGTGGAGCCGAACCCGGGACCCGGTTTGGGCGTGCTGCTCGCGATCACCTTCTTCGGTGCCAAGGCGATGCGGGCCACCGCGCCCGGCGCGATGGTCATCCAGTTCCTCGGCGGGATTCACGAGATCTACTTTCCCTACGTGCTCGCCGCGCCGAAGCTGCTGCTCGCCGCCATCGCCGGTGGGGTGTCCGGCGTTTTCGTGTTCAGCGTGACCGGTGCCGGCCTGGTGGCCACCCCCTCGCCCGGCAGCATCGTGGCCATTCTCGCCGTCACCCCCAAGGGCGGGTACTTCGGTGTGCTCGCCGGTGTGCTGGTCTCGGCGGTGGTGTCCTTCGTAGTGGCTTCGGTCCTGCTGAAGTTCGGCCGCGAACGCGCGGATCGTGGCGCGGAGGTCGCGGCAGGTGGCGTGGTGCGCAAGGAAGACGAAAGGAGTAGATGA
- a CDS encoding IclR family transcriptional regulator: MSRDIGAVVDSVVDTGTTGSLGGPLRKALAVLEVLSEASGPLTLSELSQQVSLPKSSLHRMMRVLTDLRLAVRTESKSYELGDYLFQLASSRGLARVQSVSYAIMPFLLDLFRLTRRVVSVGVLSGMEVQHAGTLYGQEHSRFAMALTQPVPAQTSAAGKVLLAKSARHAMDLCGTVPVESQLTIARADRMKREFDLIQRTGLSYAKSTHIPGFVEVAAPVYFGNVHPVAAVVVGGTVNQLDFRSVGRVLLETVGCIEVKLAGAC; encoded by the coding sequence ATGTCCAGGGACATCGGAGCGGTGGTCGACTCCGTGGTCGACACGGGCACGACCGGATCGCTGGGCGGCCCGCTCCGGAAAGCGCTCGCGGTGCTGGAGGTGCTGTCGGAGGCGTCCGGGCCGTTGACGCTGTCCGAGCTGTCGCAGCAGGTGAGCCTGCCGAAATCGAGCCTGCACCGGATGATGCGGGTGCTGACGGATCTCCGGCTCGCCGTCCGGACCGAGTCGAAGTCCTACGAACTCGGGGACTACCTGTTCCAGCTGGCCTCCAGCCGCGGACTGGCCAGGGTGCAGAGCGTCAGCTACGCGATCATGCCGTTCCTGCTCGACCTGTTCCGACTCACCCGCAGGGTGGTCAGCGTGGGGGTGCTTTCCGGGATGGAGGTCCAGCACGCCGGAACCCTCTACGGCCAGGAGCACAGCAGGTTCGCGATGGCACTGACCCAGCCCGTCCCGGCGCAGACTTCGGCGGCTGGCAAGGTCTTGCTCGCGAAGAGCGCGCGGCACGCGATGGACCTCTGCGGCACCGTGCCGGTCGAGTCGCAGCTGACCATCGCCAGGGCGGACCGGATGAAGCGCGAGTTCGACCTGATCCAGCGGACCGGGCTGTCCTATGCGAAAAGTACCCATATTCCCGGCTTCGTCGAGGTCGCGGCTCCGGTCTACTTCGGAAACGTGCACCCGGTGGCCGCGGTCGTGGTGGGTGGCACGGTGAACCAGCTGGACTTCCGCAGCGTTGGGCGGGTCCTGCTGGAGACGGTCGGCTGCATCGAGGTGAAACTGGCCGGTGCCTGCTGA
- a CDS encoding LuxR family transcriptional regulator — MTTTQTCATPVPLQDIPTRQGVSPDGRPAEYRDIFRSLFEQSGLCMANLDLRLRVLDANRYFIDQFGRSAADVRGHGFFEFLHPSVRAKLKTQFSRLTEGRNPRFTEKMVAIGPEDSLFAGELTGIAVRDDLERVDTFMVLMRPDGAARESRMVTNKDKLLSQVDARILEGVAAGESTVQLAAKLYLSRGGVEYHVTNLLRKLKVTNRPALVSKGYSMGLLGVGLWPPRVLPEYIK, encoded by the coding sequence ATGACTACAACCCAGACGTGCGCGACACCGGTCCCTTTGCAAGACATCCCAACCCGGCAAGGTGTCTCGCCAGACGGCAGGCCCGCCGAATACCGCGACATTTTCCGGTCGCTCTTCGAGCAATCCGGCCTTTGCATGGCGAACCTCGATCTCCGGCTTCGGGTGCTCGACGCGAACAGGTACTTCATCGACCAGTTCGGCCGCAGTGCGGCGGACGTGCGTGGTCACGGCTTCTTCGAGTTCCTGCACCCGAGCGTGCGGGCGAAACTGAAAACCCAGTTCTCCCGGCTGACCGAAGGCCGGAATCCCCGCTTCACCGAAAAGATGGTGGCGATAGGACCGGAGGATTCCCTTTTCGCCGGTGAGCTGACCGGCATAGCGGTCCGCGACGACCTGGAGCGGGTGGACACCTTCATGGTGCTCATGCGCCCGGACGGTGCGGCACGGGAAAGCCGCATGGTGACGAACAAGGACAAGCTGCTAAGCCAGGTGGACGCGCGCATTCTGGAGGGTGTCGCGGCCGGTGAGTCGACGGTGCAGCTGGCCGCGAAACTGTATTTGAGCCGGGGCGGTGTCGAATACCACGTGACCAACCTGTTGCGGAAACTCAAGGTGACCAACCGGCCCGCCCTCGTCTCCAAGGGCTATTCGATGGGCCTGCTCGGCGTGGGCCTCTGGCCACCGCGGGTACTGCCCGAATACATCAAGTGA
- a CDS encoding zinc-dependent dehydrogenase yields the protein MKVARFYAPGDLRIEQAPEPVAGPRELKLRVRNCSTCGTDLKILRHGHHHLDPPRVIGHEIAGEVVEAGAETDGFAPGDRVQIIAAIPCGDCAYCGRGWQTVCPNQRSMGYHFDGGFAEFLTVPEQVLRVDGVTHIPAGLGYDEASVAEPLACVLNGQELAGVGPGDVVVVFGAGPIGCLHTRLAMARDAEAVYLVELNRSRLELAAAVVKPDVALCPSDVDVVAAVLELTGGRGADVVITAAASRTAQEDALRLVARRGRVSFFGGLPKDDPVIGCDSNLVHYRELTIVGANGSTPAHNKQALELIASGAVGVHDLITHRVPLDGVLEAIHTVSTGEAIKVTVEP from the coding sequence GTGAAGGTCGCACGTTTCTACGCCCCAGGTGATCTGCGGATCGAGCAGGCACCGGAGCCGGTGGCCGGCCCGCGCGAGCTGAAGCTGCGCGTCCGCAACTGCTCCACCTGCGGCACGGACCTGAAGATCCTCCGGCACGGGCACCACCATCTCGACCCGCCGCGGGTGATCGGGCACGAGATCGCCGGTGAGGTGGTCGAAGCCGGTGCCGAAACCGACGGATTCGCGCCGGGCGACCGGGTGCAGATCATCGCCGCGATCCCGTGCGGAGACTGCGCCTACTGCGGGCGCGGCTGGCAGACGGTCTGCCCGAACCAGCGCTCGATGGGCTACCACTTCGACGGTGGTTTCGCCGAGTTCCTCACCGTGCCCGAGCAGGTGCTCCGGGTGGACGGCGTCACGCACATTCCGGCCGGGCTCGGTTACGACGAGGCGTCCGTGGCCGAACCGCTGGCCTGCGTGCTCAACGGCCAGGAGCTGGCCGGGGTCGGCCCCGGCGACGTGGTGGTGGTCTTCGGCGCCGGCCCGATCGGCTGCCTGCACACCAGGCTGGCGATGGCCCGAGACGCGGAGGCGGTGTACCTGGTTGAGCTGAACCGGAGCCGGCTCGAGCTGGCGGCCGCGGTGGTCAAGCCGGACGTGGCACTGTGCCCATCGGACGTGGATGTGGTGGCTGCCGTGCTCGAGCTGACCGGCGGCCGCGGCGCGGACGTGGTGATCACCGCGGCCGCGTCCCGTACCGCGCAGGAGGACGCGCTGCGCCTGGTGGCGCGCCGGGGCAGGGTGAGCTTCTTCGGCGGTCTGCCCAAGGACGATCCGGTGATCGGCTGCGACTCCAATCTGGTGCACTACCGCGAGCTCACCATCGTGGGGGCCAACGGTTCCACCCCGGCGCACAACAAGCAGGCGCTGGAGCTGATCGCGTCCGGCGCGGTCGGGGTGCACGACCTGATCACCCACCGGGTACCGCTGGACGGGGTGCTGGAAGCGATCCACACGGTAAGCACCGGTGAAGCGATCAAGGTGACCGTCGAGCCATGA
- a CDS encoding polyprenyl synthetase family protein, producing MTTASTRRVPVALDTGMTMVGPALREAVQHYLCPEMGRVAQYHHGWADADGRPTDAWGGKLLRPALVLLSAQAAGSPPADCVPAAVAIELVHNFSLLHDDIMDGDTARRSRPTAWTLFGVPNAILGGDALLTAAAALLLNANGTGARPAAASLMSATQRMISGQAADVSFERRHDVTLAECLEMAGNKTGALLACACSLGAELVGADPALVGRLHDFGEHVGLAFQLVDDLLGIWGDPERTGKQAGADLRVGKKSLPVVAALNTRHADELSALYLRSQPLSEPEVQRVADLVEHAGGRDWAHDEAARQIAAAEECLATAEIEEDTRNEFLEVAAFITGRRF from the coding sequence ATGACCACCGCATCGACCAGGAGGGTGCCGGTCGCCCTCGACACCGGGATGACGATGGTCGGGCCCGCCCTGCGCGAGGCCGTGCAGCACTACCTGTGCCCGGAAATGGGGCGGGTCGCCCAGTACCACCACGGGTGGGCGGACGCCGATGGCAGGCCGACCGACGCCTGGGGCGGCAAGCTCCTCCGGCCCGCGCTGGTCCTGCTCTCCGCGCAGGCCGCGGGCAGCCCGCCCGCCGATTGCGTGCCGGCCGCGGTGGCGATCGAACTCGTGCACAACTTCTCGCTGCTGCACGACGACATCATGGACGGTGACACGGCACGCCGGAGCCGTCCCACCGCGTGGACGCTGTTCGGGGTGCCCAACGCGATCCTCGGCGGTGACGCGCTGCTGACCGCCGCGGCGGCGCTGCTGCTCAACGCGAACGGCACTGGCGCCCGCCCGGCCGCCGCGTCGCTGATGTCGGCCACCCAGCGGATGATCAGCGGCCAGGCCGCCGATGTCAGCTTCGAACGGCGCCACGACGTCACCCTCGCCGAGTGCCTGGAGATGGCGGGCAACAAGACCGGCGCCCTGCTCGCGTGCGCCTGTTCGCTCGGCGCCGAGCTGGTCGGGGCGGATCCTGCTCTGGTCGGCCGGCTGCACGACTTCGGTGAGCACGTCGGGCTCGCCTTCCAACTGGTGGACGACCTGCTGGGCATCTGGGGCGACCCGGAACGCACCGGGAAGCAGGCCGGCGCTGACCTGCGGGTCGGCAAGAAGTCGCTGCCCGTGGTGGCAGCGCTGAACACCCGGCACGCCGACGAACTTTCCGCGCTCTACCTGCGGTCTCAGCCGCTGAGCGAGCCGGAGGTGCAGCGGGTCGCGGACCTGGTGGAACACGCGGGCGGACGGGACTGGGCGCACGACGAGGCCGCCCGCCAGATCGCCGCCGCGGAAGAATGCCTTGCCACCGCGGAAATCGAGGAGGACACGCGAAACGAGTTCCTGGAGGTCGCCGCGTTCATCACCGGCAGGCGGTTCTGA